A window of the Melospiza melodia melodia isolate bMelMel2 chromosome 25, bMelMel2.pri, whole genome shotgun sequence genome harbors these coding sequences:
- the RIT1 gene encoding GTP-binding protein Rit1: MDPAARPGGGGAPGQSREYKLVMLGAGGVGKSAMTMQFISHRFPEDHDPTIEDAYKIRIRIDDEPANLDILDTAGQAEFTAMRDQYMRAGEGFIICYSITDRRSFHEVREFKQLIYRVRRTDDTPVVLVGNKSDLTQLRQVSKEEGSALAREFSCPFFETSAAFRYYIDDVFHALVREIRRKEKEAAVAMERKSKPKSSVWKRLKSPFRRKKDSVT; this comes from the exons ATGGATCCCGCAGCCcgcccgggcggcggcggcgccccggGGCAGTCCCGCGAGTACAAACTGGTGATGCTGGGTGCAGGAGGCGTCGGCAAGAGCG CCATGACCATGCAGTTCATCAGTCACCGCTTCCCTGAGGATCACGATCCCACCATCG AGGATGCCTATAAAATCCGGATCCGCATCGATGACGAGCCTGCCAACCTGGATATTCTGGACACAGCAGGGCAG gcAGAGTTCACAGCCATGAGGGACCAGTACATGAGGGCAGGGGAAGGTTTCATCATCTGCTACTCCATCACGGACCGGCGCAGCTTCCACGAGGTGCGCGAGTTCAAGCAGCTCATCTACCGCGTGCGCCGCACCGACGACACGCCCGTGGTGCTGGTGGGCAACAAGTCTGACCTGACCCAGCTGCGCCAG GTGTCCAAGGAGGAAGGCTCTGCCCTGGCCAGGGAATTCAGCTGCCCCTTCTTTGAGACCTCGGCCGCCTTCCGCTACTACATCGACGACGTGTTCCACGCGCTGGTGCGCGAGATCCGCCGCAAGGAGAAGGAGGCCGCCGTGGCCATGGAGAGGAAATCCAAGCCCAAAAGCAGCGTCTGGAAAAGACTCAAGTCCCCCTTCAGGAGGAAGAAGGATTCAGTCACTTGA